One window of Salminus brasiliensis chromosome 16, fSalBra1.hap2, whole genome shotgun sequence genomic DNA carries:
- the smtlb gene encoding somatolactin beta, with protein sequence MKKTRVLQGCLGILFCSIHGLLGSSLDCPDRDAGGTRCSISVEKLLDRAIQHVELIYRVSEEARTLFEEMFIPLSLLAQQGHIGHLCTSNIVPIPTSKSEVQQISDKWLLHSVLILIQFWIDPLVDLRDSLDRYDNAPSALLSKTKWMSTKLMNLEQGVLVLIKKMLEEGSLELHNNESVTAFMVPPDVVEHVLRDYAILSCFKKDAHKMETFLRLLKCRQTNRPGCPFL encoded by the exons ATGAAAAAGACTAGAG TTCTGCAGGGCTGCCTGGGGATCCTGTTCTGCTCCATCCACGGTCTGCTGGGTTCCTCCCTGGACTGCCCAGATCGGGACGCTGGAGGGACTCGGTGCAGCATCTCTGTGGAGAAGCTTCTGGATCGAGCCATCCAGCATGTGGAGCTCATCTACCGGGTCTCTGAGGAGGCCAGAACACTGTTC GAGGAAATGTTCATTCCGCTTTCTTTGCTCGCTCAGCAAGGCCATATAGGCCACCTGTGCACATCCAACATCGTCCCCATCCCTACCTCCAAAAGCGAAGTCCAGCAAATTTCA GACAAATGGCTCCTCCACTCCGTCCTGATTCTCATTCAGTTCTGGATTGACCCTCTGGTGGACCTGCGAGATTCTCTGGATCGCTACGACAACGCCCCCAGTGCCCTCCTCAGCAAGACCAAGTGGATGTCAACAAAGCTGATGAATCTGGAGCAGGGAGTTCTCGTCCTCATCAAGAAG ATGCTGGAAGAGGGAAGCTTGGAGCTGCACAACAACGAGAGCGTGACGGCGTTCATGGTTCCGCCGGACGTGGTGGAGCACGTGCTGAGGGACTACGCCATTCTGTCCTGCTTCAAGAAGGACGCTCATAAGATGGAGACGTTCCTCAGACTTCTCAAGTGCCGCCAAACCAATCGCCCCGGTTGTCCCTTTTTGTGA
- the kcnj1b gene encoding ATP-sensitive inward rectifier potassium channel 1b, giving the protein MLQFIQKHIHDHLVERRIRRTRLVTKDGHCNIEFGNIKYHSHFAYLMDFWTTFVEIRWRFVIFSFVAAFTGSWFVFGLLWYSIAKSNGDLEAPDGHTKCIDNVHGLTTAFLYSLETQTTIGYGGRALTGHCAGTVALLVVQSLMGAIINCFMCGLILAKISLPKKRAKTITFSDTAVICLKKGGLCLQIRVANLRKTLLIGSQIYGKLLRTTITTDGEPIILDQVNIDFLVDAGKDNLFFVCPLTLYHVIDSSSPFAEMAADTIQQQEFELVVFLDGVAESTSSSCQVRTSFIPREIQWGYSFLPIISRTKGGKYRVDFSNFSKTVPVVTPHCACCYLNELNSNLILHRHSHQGIDNPGFDVITIDNSMDNTQM; this is encoded by the coding sequence ATGTTGCAGTTCATCCAGAAGCACATTCATGATCACTTAGTGGAACGCAGGATTCGCCGGACACGGCTCGTGACCAAGGATGGCCACTGTAACATTGAATTCGGCAACATAAAGTATCACAGCCATTTTGCCTACCTAATGGACTTTTGGACCACCTTTGTCGAGATTCGATGGCGCTTTGTTATCTTTTCCTTTGTCGCTGCTTTCACTGGAAGCTGGTTTGTCTTCGGCCTGCTGTGGTATTCGATTGCGAAGAGCAACGGTGACTTGGAGGCTCCTGACGGCCATACAAAGTGCATAGACAACGTACATGGTCTCACGACTgcctttctttattctttagaGACCCAGACAACCATTGGCTACGGTGGGCGAGCTCTGACAGGGCACTGTGCTGGGACAGTGGCCCTTCTCGTCGTCCAGTCGCTCATGGGCGCCATCATAAACTGCTTCATGTGCGGCCTGATTTTGGCCAAAATCTCCCTCCCCAAAAAGCGAGCCAAGACGATCACCTTCAGCGATACGGCGGTCATCTGCCTGAAGAAAGGAGGCCTCTGCCTGCAGATCCGGGTGGCCAACCTGCGCAAGACGCTGCTCATTGGAAGCCAGATTTACGGCAAGCTCCTGAGGACCACCATCACGACAGACGGAGAACCCATCATCCTGGACCAGGTGAACATCGACTTCTTGGTGGATGCTGGCAAGGACAACCTGTTCTTTGTGTGCCCCTTGACGCTGTACCATGTGATTGACAGCTCCAGCCCCTTTGCGGAGATGGCGGCGGACACCATTCAGCAGCAGGAGTTCGAGCTGGTGGTGTTCTTGGACGGAGTGGCCGAGTCCACCAGCTCGTCCTGCCAGGTACGCACCTCCTTCATCCCCCGCGAGATCCAGTGGGGTTACAGCTTCCTACCCATCATCTCCCGCACCAAAGGGGGCAAGTACCGCGTGGACTTTTCCAACTTTTCCAAGACTGTGCCGGTGGTCACGCCGCATTGCGCCTGCTGCTATCTGAACGAATTGAACAGCAACCTCATACTTCACCGGCACAGTCACCAGGGCATTGATAACCCTGGCTTTGATGTGATTACCATTGACAATTCCATGGACAATACTCAAATGTGA